The Vigna angularis cultivar LongXiaoDou No.4 chromosome 6, ASM1680809v1, whole genome shotgun sequence genome contains the following window.
GAAGGTTCAGAATTCTCTTCATTCAGAAAAAATTGGGGTTGTAGTTCTTGACGATGCTATGCAGGTAATGCAACTCTTCTCCCCACTTGATTATTTTCCTCACTTTGTTCATTTACTATTTCAGGATTTTGTTCTTAATGATATCCTGAAAATACCTTGTTCCCCACTTGTGATCTGCTCTGATAATTATGTTACTACTTTGGTGCTAGTGACACAAATGCTTGAAATTAAGATTTTATCTTTTGCCTTGATGTGGCATTTGCTCTAAACCGTATTATCTACATGTAAGGTAGCATTGGAGCTTGTGGCGAGATTTGGATATTGTAATGGTTAACGGATTAACTCTTTGGGGTAACCTTCAACTATTGCCTCGTGGACCGCTAAGGGAACCTTTGACTGCACTTAGGCGAGCAGATGCAGTTGTAATCCATCATGCTGATTTGGTATGATAAAATGATATATGTAGTTCCCTTTCAAGAAAATTGCTTACCTTTTTGACAAGCTGTTCTTTCATCAGTGTAGTTTTGCCGTTTGCATGAGCAATTTTGGTTATGCTGAGTTTTAAAAGCTTGTCATATTACTGAAAATTGTACTTTGGTAGAACAGGTTTCTGAGCATACTCTGAAGGATATTGAATCAATGATCTTAAGGATTAAAAGGTCTGTTTGtattttctttacaaaaatGGATCCAACTTACTTATTTGAGGTGGGAACTATCAATGCCAAAATACCATTGACGGCTCTTCATGAGGCTACTACATTATGTGTTTCTGCTATTGGTTCTGCGGAGCCTTTTGTGAAGCAGATTCAAAAGGTATTCATCCGTACTAGTTACTCCTTATCctaatgaaatttatttgatatcTAGCACAAACGTTTTAATTGACTGTTTCATTTTAACATCCTAAGACTTATCCACCATTTTATCTAAAATCATATAATTGTGAAATTTCTTAACTTTCGGATCTATTAGAAgtaaaataactcaaattctAGTTAATGAAATGTATAACTAAGTGGGAGACATTCTTGTCACAActgtttaatataataaatactaaaatatacTAGAAAATGATCGACTATGGAATTGAGAGACAATAAGGATTAAACGGGTGTTCCACGCTTAATGACTAACACATACAAACCTCTTTGTTTGCCATGCTATCTAAATATAATGGTGTATGGATTTTAGGTGGATTTTCACTCTCTTTTCTCCTTACTTCTGtctgtatttattatttaatctctAAACTGCAGATATCTTGATGCTGATGCAGATGCGAGCACTTTATGTTGATCGAATAGATTTCAGTGATCATCACATATTCCATGCCAGGGTACACTTTTCTCCTGAATTTGGAAGAAATAATTTGTTGACTGACGGCATACCATGTTAATTGAAAACACCATTTAAACCTGTTGTGTTTTTCTGGATGCTGTGCTGTTAAAATGGACAATAGTTTGTGAGATAGCTGCAAGAGGATCATATTTGAGCTTTGtctacttttttattaatttattttgaattttcttatgTGGTTTAGTTAGACACTAACTAAGATGCTACTTTAttctatattttcaattaatccAGGATATTGAGATAATCAGAGCCAAACTTAGAGAACTAGAGGGGAAGTTTGATTCCAAACCAGTTGTTGTAATAACTGAAAAGGTAAGTAGTCATACTTcccatatatattttattgtgtgCAGTGTATGTATTGAGTTACATATATTTCTTAGCATCTGGAATCACAGCATTATTTCTTCTTGGCAGGATTATGATAGGGACCCTGAAATTCTTAAGCAATTGTATCCATTTAGAGTTTTTGTTCTCTGTTCTGTATTGAAGGTTCTACCCTATAGAGGAAGCACAGAGGATAGCTTTAAGAAATTTCTGAAGGACCATTTAAAATTAGAACGGCGTCCAGCACATTAGCCCTATGTCACTGGTCCTGGTTACTTTTATATAGTTGATGGTATTTTTTCCCCCGAATTACGCAAGGGACCAATAAAGTTGATACTTATTGTTTTTCAGAGACTGATAATGTACTAGGCATAGAGGGAGAATGATGGAACAATTAAAGTATCTCTGGTTTATAATCTTGAGGAATATTTAGTTACTTTTTCTTTAAGGACCAAATTGAGTAGAGTGATTTTTTATTCAAGACCAGATTTTACTTTTTATCAAATTACTATATGAAATTCTTAGTATTAGACAATTTAGTTTCTAACgttttaaatgtattattttagtCTTTGAAATTACCAAACGACAGGTATCATTTGTAGAGTAATTCTTATTTCAGCAATTAGATTGTTCTTTCCCATCTCATGATGTAAAAGCGGATGAGGTAGAGTTCAAATCCATAAAATCGATATCATAATCTAATCATCTTTCTTGTTTGAAAGTGAACAACCTTTTCATGAAATTCAACAATCCTTGATAATATCTTCCCTGAGATCCTTCCAGACCTCAAAAGTAGATTCCACCCTTTGTAATCTTTGTGTAAATGATTGATATAATCCTTGATTAACCTGTAATAGGACCCTGCATGATCCAAAAGGTAGATAATGTATAGATTTGAAGAGAGTTTTATCTATAAACTGGATTTTATTCTTCAAAACAAGAATAACAATAGCATCACGTATAGATTTTCATTAGAATGAAGAAAACAAGTGCTCAAAGAATCAGTGGAATTTCAAAGCTAAGATATTGTATACTACCAACCAGTACACAATGTGTTGAACTAAAAGttacataaaataattgaacTATCAGAAACTATagaattattgaattttatgtattatgaaagacttataaatatattgaaacgATTAAACAAGAAAATATCATAACTAAATGTTAACTTCACACTATTTCTTTCCCTTGTTAACCAATAAATGCTTTTTTATATGCTTGTCATAGACTCAAACAGAATGGAGTGTGACGTGTTATTATTAAACTCCTAAATTTCGATTGGGACAGAGCCAAATAGTGCGTGTATCAATAAGGTCACAAATATCacaatttccttttctttctttgtagATATCTCAAcataaattatgataataataagtTGAAGTTGTTTAAGATATAATAGTGACTTGTATCCAACTGATTGATAGCGATTGTTACGACGTGGTGCCACAAGTTCTAACATCTTTtactatattaaattaaatattatgctGAATTTCGATTGAATCAATGTTATCATGTAAACAAATGTATATTTTAGCCTGGGGTAAAAGTTGAAACCTTAATTTCGcgtattaataattattttataaatcatcattataattatacaaGTTAAAAGAATTGTTAACGTTGGCACATAAATCAAATATGTAAAAGGAGTCTATTATCTACTTTTCGGATTCTCTAAATTTGTCAtaactttttaaacaaaatatataacaagAGAGGAAAATCATAACTAGCTTGTTGCCTGTGTTTGATTTTTggttgaaaatatatttaaattaaatatatatatatatatatatatatatatatatatatatatatatatatatatatatatatatatatatatatatcttcaaTGAATATACAAACTTatacaatttcattttaattgatttttataacATCCTAAAAATACAGTAGAACCATATTATGAAATACTTACaattaacaatattacagtTCAGTTCTGAAAGAGAAGAGATACGTTTATGGTCGAACGATCTTACAACAATACTCcagaatttaaactttacaaaacaAAAGTCTAGACCGAATGGTTCCAACACTAAGCTTACACCGATCGGTTATACAAAATAGAATCAATTCTAACGACCGTACGGTCCTATGGTTCagctttcacttccacttcttccaaagCTTCTTCCAGTAAACACTcgtccccttctgctcacatccacaggatgatcattgcaacaggaagAATAACCGGACGGACAACAAGACAAAACAGGAGAATATGGTAAGcttgtgtaatttaattaattcaaaaaacaTAGAATTCACACAAATCTAAGATAAAATCAATAGGTcaatcatggatcaaccaatcAGACATTTCCAACCATAACCATACAGTAATgcatgcaatgaccgaccactttacttcttactgtccggactgtatgaattctatgTAGCTACAACgtttttgcacccgggtgatgtaatagctgggatgccctcaacagctgccacctgaggttagtctgTTTCgtccaagttcaccttatggactaggacctcctgccattctcacacatgacttactcttctctacttgagaatgagtaatcacagaatatcaggataaacgctagctaagcataaccacattcatactctacCATTCCAATAACCAaccatgagatattcctccctcgaatactctttcatatccatactattccattcatatcacattttaaatatcatcatatttcatcatcaataCAGTCAAACGGAACCCAGAAAACAAGATCCCATCTTGGAACAAAACTGAAATAGATAACCTAAATCTTAGAAGCAAGAACGAACAAGAGAATACTTTTTAGACTAACAT
Protein-coding sequences here:
- the LOC108321935 gene encoding probable tetraacyldisaccharide 4'-kinase, mitochondrial isoform X2; protein product: MLRRHLLGTPTKIGVGANRAAVARHFIRKYGYIDICKTSWHEKQYLERKVQNSLHSEKIGVVVLDDAMQHWSLWRDLDIVMVNGLTLWGNLQLLPRGPLREPLTALRRADAVVIHHADLVSEHTLKDIESMILRIKRSVCIFFTKMDPTYLFEVGTINAKIPLTALHEATTLCVSAIGSAEPFVKQIQKMRALYVDRIDFSDHHIFHARDIEIIRAKLRELEGKFDSKPVVVITEKDYDRDPEILKQLYPFRVFVLCSVLKVLPYRGSTEDSFKKFLKDHLKLERRPAH
- the LOC108321935 gene encoding probable tetraacyldisaccharide 4'-kinase, mitochondrial isoform X1, with the protein product MEKLRSAVNEIAYAHTLSHLTPFHRSLLPFLSIASTLYKLALSLRRSLYQYRFFQVQCLPVRVISVGNLSWGGNGKTPMVEFIALCFSRHGISPLVLSRGYGGGDEVNMLRRHLLGTPTKIGVGANRAAVARHFIRKYGYIDICKTSWHEKQYLERKVQNSLHSEKIGVVVLDDAMQHWSLWRDLDIVMVNGLTLWGNLQLLPRGPLREPLTALRRADAVVIHHADLVSEHTLKDIESMILRIKRSVCIFFTKMDPTYLFEVGTINAKIPLTALHEATTLCVSAIGSAEPFVKQIQKMRALYVDRIDFSDHHIFHARDIEIIRAKLRELEGKFDSKPVVVITEKDYDRDPEILKQLYPFRVFVLCSVLKVLPYRGSTEDSFKKFLKDHLKLERRPAH